The sequence below is a genomic window from Sulfurihydrogenibium subterraneum DSM 15120.
AAGATAGTATGGTATCCTTATACAAAAATTTTTAAACACAGAGGTGTTTCTCACATTCCTATTTACGGAACAGTTTTTAAGATATTGTACTTGTCAGCTATTTTTCTACTAATTTTAATCGGTTTTAAATACTTATTTGAGCAAATTTATCCAGAAAAACGGTTCTTTTTTAATTTAAACGATTTTAAATCTCTACTTTTAAATCAATTTACTCTATCTTTCTTTCCAGGTATAGTTTTAGCAGAAATTGTTCATATATTTACTGATATAATTTACTCTACATTTAAAAAGTTTTTACCTAAAAGAAGGAAAAGATGAATTTTAGCGGAATAAAGCTTTTTAGAATTTTTGGAATAGAAATTAATCTGGATTATAGCTGGTTTATTGCTTTTTTTCTAATAACAATAACGTTAGCTGAAGGCTTCTATCCTTCAATCTATCCTGATTCACCAAAATTAAACTATTATTTAGTTTCTATATTATCAGCTTTTGCTCTTTTTATATCTGTACTTCTTCACGAACTTTCCCACTCATTAGTAGCAATTAGGTATGGAATACCAGTAAAAGACATATACCTGTTTATATTTGGTGGAGTAGCTCTGTTTCAAGATGAACCTAAAACCTCTTCCCAAGAATTTAAAATAGCTTTAGCAGGACCTTTAATGAGCTTTTTTTTAGCATCTTTGTTTTTTACAATAGTCTCTTTTTACCCTAAAAATGACCTTTTTAACGGTTTTTTAAACTATGTATTTATGGTT
It includes:
- a CDS encoding metal-binding protein; this translates as MASGKTHDIVNLLVLPPAVYFLQPNDFFGFTAGYLVGTFFLTPDNDIYLSKPNKRWNILKIVWYPYTKIFKHRGVSHIPIYGTVFKILYLSAIFLLILIGFKYLFEQIYPEKRFFFNLNDFKSLLLNQFTLSFFPGIVLAEIVHIFTDIIYSTFKKFLPKRRKR